From Streptomyces sp. 6-11-2, one genomic window encodes:
- a CDS encoding ABC transporter permease: MQLSRGARIALHAAAAFGFAVIYVPLLLVLVNSLNPDRSASWPPSGLTLHWWSVAWDNSGARDAVWVSVKAGLGATAIALVLGTLIAFAVARHRFFGRDTLSFVVVLPIALPGIVTGIALNSAFSTVLRPLGVGLGLFTVVVGHATFCIVVVFNNVVARLRRTSGSYEEAAMDLGANTFRAFADVTFPLVRSALFAGGLLAFALSFDEVVVTTFTAGPGVETLPIWIFNNMTRPQQAPVVNVVAAVLVLLSVVPIYIAQRLSSDTATESRI, from the coding sequence ATGCAGCTCTCCCGTGGCGCGCGCATCGCGCTGCACGCCGCCGCAGCCTTCGGGTTCGCGGTGATCTACGTCCCGCTCCTGCTGGTCCTCGTCAACTCACTCAACCCGGACCGCAGCGCCAGCTGGCCGCCGTCCGGCCTGACCCTGCACTGGTGGTCGGTGGCCTGGGACAACTCGGGGGCGCGGGACGCCGTCTGGGTCTCGGTGAAGGCGGGCCTGGGCGCCACCGCGATCGCCCTGGTCCTCGGCACGCTCATCGCCTTCGCGGTGGCCCGGCACCGCTTCTTCGGCCGCGACACCCTCTCCTTCGTGGTCGTCCTGCCGATCGCGCTGCCCGGCATCGTCACCGGCATCGCCCTGAACTCCGCCTTCTCCACGGTGCTCCGGCCGCTCGGCGTCGGCCTCGGACTGTTCACCGTGGTCGTCGGGCACGCCACCTTCTGCATCGTCGTCGTCTTCAACAACGTCGTGGCCCGGCTGCGCCGTACCTCCGGCTCCTACGAGGAGGCGGCGATGGACCTCGGTGCGAACACCTTCCGCGCCTTCGCCGACGTCACCTTCCCCCTGGTCCGGTCGGCCCTGTTCGCCGGGGGTCTGCTCGCCTTCGCCCTGTCCTTCGACGAGGTCGTGGTCACCACCTTCACCGCAGGACCCGGCGTCGAGACCCTGCCCATCTGGATCTTCAACAACATGACCAGACCCCAACAGGCCCCCGTGGTGAACGTCGTGGCGGCCGTACTGGTCCTGCTTTCCGTCGTCCCGATCTACATAGCCCAGCGCCTGTCGTCGGACACGGCCACGGAGAGCAGGATCTAG
- a CDS encoding ABC transporter permease encodes MTVTAQAAGRQGSRATVRRLAGMLHRRPRLRLSLLLTAPLLWLAVLYLGSLTVLFLSAFWTTNSFTSEVVKVWSVDNFRALLTTSVFHQVILRSVGVALAVTALCAVIAFPLAFFTARIARPRWRPLLVVAILTPLWASYLVKVYAWRLILSQGGLADWMLKPFGLSGPGFGLPAALLTLTYLWLPYMILPIHTALEQLPGNLLDASADLGARPWRTFRSVVLPMVLPAVAAGSVFTFSLSLGDYITVQIVGGKTQLIGNLVYSNIELNLPMAAALGTVPVVVIVLYLLAMRRTGALSSL; translated from the coding sequence ATGACCGTCACCGCCCAGGCCGCCGGACGACAGGGCTCCAGGGCCACCGTCCGGCGGCTGGCCGGGATGCTGCACCGCCGCCCCCGGCTGCGCCTCTCCCTGCTGCTGACCGCCCCGCTGCTGTGGCTGGCCGTGCTGTACCTCGGCTCGCTGACCGTGCTCTTCCTCTCCGCCTTCTGGACGACGAACTCCTTCACCTCCGAGGTCGTCAAGGTCTGGTCGGTGGACAACTTCCGTGCCCTGTTGACGACTTCGGTCTTCCACCAGGTGATCCTGCGCAGCGTCGGCGTGGCCCTGGCGGTCACCGCCCTGTGCGCGGTGATCGCCTTCCCGCTCGCCTTCTTCACCGCGCGCATCGCCCGGCCCCGGTGGCGCCCGCTGCTGGTGGTCGCCATCCTCACGCCGCTGTGGGCGAGTTACCTGGTCAAGGTGTACGCCTGGCGGCTGATCCTGTCCCAGGGCGGGCTCGCGGACTGGATGCTGAAGCCGTTCGGGCTGAGCGGCCCCGGTTTCGGCCTGCCGGCCGCCCTCCTCACCCTGACCTACCTCTGGCTGCCGTACATGATCCTGCCGATCCACACCGCGCTGGAGCAGTTGCCCGGCAATCTGCTCGACGCCTCCGCCGACCTCGGGGCGCGCCCCTGGCGAACCTTCCGGTCGGTGGTGCTGCCGATGGTGCTGCCGGCGGTCGCCGCCGGGTCGGTCTTCACCTTCTCGCTCAGCCTCGGCGACTACATCACCGTGCAGATCGTCGGCGGCAAGACCCAGCTGATCGGCAACCTCGTCTACTCCAACATCGAACTCAACCTGCCCATGGCCGCCGCGCTCGGCACGGTCCCTGTCGTCGTCATCGTGCTCTATCTGCTGGCGATGCGGCGCACCGGCGCCCTCAGCAGCCTCTGA
- a CDS encoding ABC transporter substrate-binding protein: MRLTRTLQTAAALTLLLAATACGSSDSGSGTSATGLNPPDLKAQSELGKTEGRVNVIAWAGYVEDGSNDPKVDWVGDFEKQTGCQVHSKVAASSDEMVKLMKTGEYDTVSASGDASLRLIASGDAAPVNTALVPNYKDVFDDLKMQAWNSVKGKAYGIPHGRGANLLMYNTEKVRPAPTSWSAVFDDAAKYKGHVTAYDSPIYIADAALYLKATRPELKIKDPYALDQKQFDAAVALLKKQNADVGEYWGDYLKEVSAFKSGDSLVGTTWQVIVNLAASEGAKVKAFVPKEGATGWSDTWMISAKAKHPNCAYKWLDWIVSPKANAQVAEYFGEAPANAKACEQTSDKDFCAIYHAADTAYWKRVAFWNTPIPQCLDGRTDVTCVPYAKWVQAWTEIKG, encoded by the coding sequence GTGCGCCTGACCCGAACCCTCCAGACGGCCGCCGCCCTCACACTGCTGCTCGCCGCCACCGCGTGCGGCTCCTCCGACTCGGGGAGCGGCACCTCCGCGACCGGCCTCAACCCTCCCGACCTCAAGGCGCAGTCCGAACTCGGGAAGACCGAGGGCCGGGTCAACGTGATCGCCTGGGCCGGCTACGTCGAGGACGGCTCCAACGACCCCAAGGTCGACTGGGTCGGCGACTTCGAGAAGCAGACCGGCTGCCAGGTCCACTCCAAGGTCGCCGCCAGCTCCGACGAGATGGTCAAGCTGATGAAGACGGGGGAGTACGACACCGTGTCCGCCTCCGGCGACGCCTCCCTGCGCCTGATCGCCTCCGGCGACGCCGCCCCGGTCAACACCGCCCTCGTACCCAACTACAAGGACGTCTTCGACGACCTGAAGATGCAGGCCTGGAACTCCGTCAAAGGCAAGGCCTACGGCATCCCGCACGGCCGCGGCGCCAACCTGCTGATGTACAACACCGAGAAGGTGCGGCCCGCGCCCACCTCCTGGTCGGCCGTCTTCGACGACGCGGCGAAGTACAAGGGCCACGTCACGGCCTACGACTCGCCCATCTACATCGCCGACGCCGCCCTGTATCTCAAGGCCACCAGGCCCGAGTTGAAGATCAAGGACCCGTACGCGCTCGACCAGAAGCAGTTCGACGCCGCCGTCGCCCTGCTGAAGAAGCAGAACGCCGACGTCGGCGAGTACTGGGGCGACTACCTCAAGGAGGTCTCCGCCTTCAAGAGCGGGGACTCCCTGGTCGGCACCACCTGGCAGGTCATCGTGAACCTCGCCGCCTCCGAGGGCGCCAAGGTGAAGGCGTTCGTGCCGAAGGAGGGCGCGACCGGCTGGTCCGACACCTGGATGATCTCCGCCAAGGCCAAGCACCCCAACTGCGCCTACAAGTGGCTGGACTGGATCGTCTCCCCGAAGGCCAACGCCCAGGTGGCCGAATACTTCGGCGAGGCCCCCGCCAACGCCAAGGCCTGCGAGCAGACCAGCGACAAGGACTTCTGCGCCATCTACCACGCGGCCGACACCGCCTACTGGAAGCGGGTCGCCTTCTGGAACACGCCGATCCCGCAGTGCCTGGACGGCCGCACGGACGTCACCTGCGTGCCGTACGCCAAGTGGGTGCAGGCCTGGACCGAGATCAAGGGCTGA
- a CDS encoding ABC transporter ATP-binding protein: MKGVAVRLQGLRRTFGETAAVAGVDLEIRDGEFFSMLGPSGSGKTTVLRLIAGFEAPDAGRVELAGQEVTGLAPFERDVHTVFQDYALFPHMTVEQNVGYALKIRKVPKPERLVRARKALAEVRLDGYGGRRPAELSGGQRQRVALARALVGRPRVLLLDEPLGALDLKLREQMQVELKALQREVGITFVFVTHDQEEALTMSDRIAVFHQGRVEQVGTPAEIYERPATPFVASFVGTSNLLEGESAQRILGIPGTYSVRPEKIRVLKESAVADEPEQATATGTVAEVVYLGDSTRFLVDLDTGGRLTALQQNLETSAEDVAAYRGTRVRLAWHRRHAVQVPDAR; this comes from the coding sequence ATGAAGGGAGTTGCCGTCCGGCTGCAGGGTCTGCGCAGGACGTTCGGGGAGACGGCCGCCGTGGCCGGGGTCGACCTGGAGATCCGGGACGGGGAGTTCTTCTCGATGCTCGGTCCCTCCGGCTCGGGCAAGACCACGGTCCTGCGTCTGATCGCCGGCTTCGAGGCCCCGGACGCGGGCCGCGTCGAACTCGCCGGGCAGGAGGTCACCGGCCTCGCCCCCTTCGAACGGGACGTCCACACCGTCTTCCAGGACTACGCCCTCTTCCCGCACATGACCGTCGAGCAGAACGTCGGCTACGCCCTGAAGATCCGCAAGGTGCCGAAGCCCGAACGGCTCGTCCGCGCCCGCAAGGCCCTCGCCGAGGTGCGCCTCGACGGCTACGGCGGACGCCGCCCGGCCGAACTCTCCGGCGGCCAGCGCCAGCGCGTCGCCCTCGCCCGCGCCCTGGTCGGCCGTCCCCGCGTCCTGCTGCTCGACGAACCGCTCGGCGCCCTCGACCTCAAGCTGCGCGAGCAGATGCAGGTCGAACTCAAGGCGCTCCAGCGGGAGGTCGGCATCACCTTCGTGTTCGTCACCCACGACCAGGAGGAGGCCCTGACGATGAGCGACCGCATCGCCGTCTTCCACCAGGGCCGCGTCGAACAGGTCGGCACCCCCGCCGAGATCTACGAACGCCCGGCGACCCCGTTCGTCGCGTCCTTCGTCGGCACCTCCAACCTTCTCGAGGGCGAGTCGGCCCAGCGGATCCTCGGCATCCCCGGAACGTACAGCGTCCGGCCGGAGAAGATCCGCGTCCTGAAGGAGTCCGCCGTCGCCGACGAACCCGAGCAGGCGACCGCCACGGGCACCGTCGCCGAGGTCGTCTACCTGGGCGACTCCACCCGCTTCCTGGTCGACCTCGACACCGGCGGCCGTCTCACCGCACTCCAGCAGAACCTGGAGACCTCCGCCGAGGACGTCGCCGCCTACCGCGGCACCCGCGTACGGCTGGCATGGCACCGCCGCCACGCCGTCCAGGTCCCCGACGCCCGCTGA
- a CDS encoding FadR/GntR family transcriptional regulator, translated as MDAGEAGTRRVVFAPVDSRARVDTVVRRIGDAIELGLLAEGEQLPGESELAGQLGVSTVTLREALMALRQQGLVTTRRGRGGGSFVSLPELPGEERLKARLRGWGTEELRDLSDHWAALSGAAAGLAAERTESGDLGPLLRTVEELAAAEDAAARSRVYGRFHVELAAAAQSARLTREQIALQTEVGALLCLVLGDDEYREEVADRHRAVVSAVQDGARDPARTLAERCVQESAARLIAVRLGL; from the coding sequence GTGGACGCGGGTGAAGCCGGCACCCGCAGAGTCGTCTTCGCGCCGGTGGACAGCCGGGCGCGGGTGGACACCGTGGTGCGCAGGATCGGCGACGCCATCGAACTCGGTCTGCTCGCCGAGGGGGAGCAGCTGCCCGGCGAGAGCGAACTGGCCGGGCAGCTCGGCGTCTCCACGGTGACCCTGCGGGAGGCGCTGATGGCGCTGCGGCAGCAGGGTCTGGTCACCACCCGGCGGGGGCGCGGCGGCGGCAGCTTCGTCTCCTTGCCCGAACTTCCGGGCGAGGAACGGCTGAAGGCCCGGCTGCGCGGCTGGGGCACGGAGGAGCTGCGCGACCTCAGCGACCACTGGGCCGCCCTGTCGGGCGCGGCGGCCGGACTGGCGGCCGAGCGCACCGAGTCCGGCGATCTGGGCCCGCTTCTGCGTACCGTCGAGGAGCTGGCGGCTGCCGAGGACGCGGCGGCCCGCAGCCGGGTCTACGGCCGGTTCCATGTGGAACTGGCGGCGGCCGCGCAGTCCGCGCGGCTCACCCGGGAGCAGATCGCGCTCCAGACGGAGGTCGGCGCGCTGCTGTGTCTGGTGCTCGGCGACGACGAATATCGTGAAGAAGTCGCAGATCGTCATCGCGCCGTCGTCTCCGCCGTGCAGGATGGGGCCCGTGATCCGGCCCGCACGCTGGCGGAGCGGTGCGTCCAGGAGTCGGCGGCGCGACTCATCGCCGTGCGGCTGGGCCTCTGA
- a CDS encoding cache domain-containing protein, translating to MSTSRVHAGAATVTRDACAGERVAARVGRTLEAVFGAVAETRAETADLLARVVAEGRAPVSADLAALRPGLHLRLGREELVSGAGFVAAPGLLTDVPAWLEWWQCTARGDVRPLLLDLDPRQSAYSDYTHWDWFVLPRDTGRRAVAGPYVDYLCSDEYSLTLSAPVQVAGRFAGVAAADVYLRHFEAAVLPLLRELPGPAHLVNARGRVAASADPSHLAGSLTRGPDFSAVLERGRPRTHDGNHLVPCRGVPLILVIRTS from the coding sequence ATGAGCACGAGCCGCGTACATGCCGGGGCGGCGACCGTGACCCGCGACGCGTGCGCCGGGGAGCGCGTCGCCGCGCGGGTGGGCCGCACGCTGGAGGCGGTCTTCGGCGCGGTCGCCGAGACCCGCGCCGAGACGGCGGATCTGCTGGCGCGGGTGGTCGCCGAGGGCCGCGCGCCGGTGAGCGCCGACCTCGCCGCGCTGCGGCCGGGGCTGCATCTGCGGCTGGGCCGCGAGGAGCTCGTGTCGGGGGCCGGTTTCGTCGCCGCGCCAGGGCTGCTGACCGACGTGCCGGCCTGGCTGGAGTGGTGGCAGTGCACCGCGCGGGGGGACGTACGGCCGCTGCTGCTCGACCTGGATCCGCGGCAGTCGGCGTACTCGGACTACACGCACTGGGACTGGTTCGTCCTGCCCCGTGACACCGGGCGGCGGGCCGTGGCCGGGCCCTACGTCGACTACTTGTGCTCCGACGAGTACAGCCTGACCCTGTCCGCGCCGGTCCAGGTGGCGGGCCGGTTCGCGGGCGTGGCCGCGGCGGATGTGTATCTACGGCACTTCGAGGCTGCCGTACTGCCCCTGCTGCGCGAACTACCCGGCCCCGCCCACCTGGTGAACGCCCGCGGCCGCGTGGCAGCCTCCGCCGACCCGTCCCATCTGGCCGGCTCCCTGACCAGGGGCCCGGACTTCTCGGCGGTTCTGGAACGGGGCCGCCCCAGAACCCACGACGGAAACCACCTGGTGCCGTGCCGGGGCGTGCCCCTCATCCTGGTGATCAGGACCTCGTGA
- a CDS encoding helix-turn-helix transcriptional regulator, giving the protein MTDGIEDPGATASAVLPAVVARVTALADRLDVPQAEVFDVGRLSAASGVPEPVVRTLLSGRSAGEPDVQARFLQRLDLLRRTRLKPNGRRYTQQEIADGAGMSRQQAGALINGDRRPTMEHCDAIQRFFRVHAGFLTAEDPEALAGALQCTEQELLQRLADREREADTAADDPLERLLQDHGVRGIAWRAAQLPTDQHRDKVAEWLDMLLESVKRPEP; this is encoded by the coding sequence GTGACGGATGGCATCGAGGATCCGGGCGCCACGGCCTCGGCCGTGCTGCCGGCCGTCGTCGCACGCGTCACCGCGCTGGCCGACCGGCTCGACGTGCCCCAGGCGGAGGTCTTCGACGTCGGCCGCCTGTCCGCGGCCAGCGGCGTGCCGGAGCCCGTGGTCAGAACCCTGCTGAGCGGCCGGTCCGCGGGTGAGCCGGACGTGCAGGCCCGCTTCCTGCAACGGCTCGACCTGCTGCGCCGCACCCGGCTCAAGCCCAACGGGCGCCGCTACACCCAGCAGGAGATCGCCGACGGCGCGGGCATGTCGCGGCAGCAGGCGGGCGCCCTCATCAACGGCGACCGGCGCCCCACCATGGAGCACTGCGACGCCATCCAGCGCTTCTTCCGGGTGCACGCCGGATTCCTCACCGCCGAGGACCCCGAGGCGCTCGCGGGGGCCCTTCAGTGCACCGAGCAGGAACTCCTCCAGCGGCTCGCCGACCGTGAGCGGGAGGCGGACACGGCCGCCGACGACCCGTTGGAGCGGCTGCTCCAGGACCACGGCGTGCGCGGGATCGCCTGGCGGGCCGCGCAGCTGCCCACCGACCAGCACCGCGACAAGGTCGCCGAGTGGCTGGACATGCTTCTGGAGAGTGTCAAGCGGCCCGAGCCGTGA
- a CDS encoding 4'-phosphopantetheinyl transferase: MIEELLPDSVVAVEAYGDDETDLAPLHPEEQAVVERAVGKRRREFAGVRACARVAMEKLGVPPRPVLPGERGAPRWPEGLAGSMTHCEGYRAAALVRATDLASLGIDAEPHAPLPDGVLSTIALPAEERRLARLAALHPGVHWDRLLFSAKESVYKAWFPLTGKWLDFEEADVEVSTAAGPAPHGVFRARLLVPGPLVDGRRLGHFEGRWTVGQGLVVTAVTVPRA; encoded by the coding sequence GTGATCGAGGAGTTGCTTCCGGACTCGGTGGTGGCCGTGGAGGCGTACGGCGACGACGAGACCGACCTGGCCCCGCTCCACCCCGAGGAGCAGGCGGTGGTGGAGCGGGCGGTCGGCAAGCGCCGGCGCGAGTTCGCCGGCGTGCGCGCCTGCGCCCGCGTGGCCATGGAGAAGCTCGGCGTACCGCCGCGGCCCGTGCTGCCCGGTGAGCGGGGCGCTCCGCGCTGGCCGGAGGGGCTGGCGGGCAGCATGACCCACTGCGAGGGCTACCGCGCCGCCGCCCTGGTCCGCGCCACCGACCTGGCCTCCCTCGGCATCGACGCCGAACCGCACGCCCCGCTCCCCGACGGCGTGCTGTCCACCATCGCCCTGCCCGCCGAGGAGCGGCGCCTGGCGCGGTTGGCCGCGCTGCACCCCGGCGTGCACTGGGACCGGCTGCTGTTCAGCGCGAAGGAGTCCGTCTACAAGGCCTGGTTCCCGCTCACCGGCAAGTGGCTGGACTTCGAGGAGGCGGACGTCGAGGTGAGCACCGCCGCGGGGCCGGCGCCGCACGGCGTCTTCCGCGCCCGGCTCCTCGTCCCGGGTCCCCTGGTCGACGGACGGCGCCTCGGTCATTTCGAGGGACGCTGGACCGTGGGCCAGGGACTGGTGGTCACCGCGGTGACGGTTCCGCGCGCCTGA
- a CDS encoding metallophosphoesterase: MTGKAGGAGRLLAISDLHIGYSENRALVERLAPERDDDWLLVAGDVAETVADIRWALKTLAGRFRKVVWVPGNHELWTHPRDTVTLRGVDRYEHLVELCRELGVTTPEDPYPVWDGPGGPVAVAPLFLLYDYSFLPAGCATKDEGLAYAHGTGVVCSDEFLLHPDPYPSREAWCAARVAETERRLAALPGDLPTVLVNHYPLHRHPTDVLWYPEFAMWCGTRRTADWHRRFRAAAVVYGHLHIPRTTHHEGVRFEEVSVGYPREWRKRKEPPGRLRPILPLEVGTR, encoded by the coding sequence GTGACGGGAAAGGCCGGTGGGGCCGGGCGGCTGCTCGCCATCAGCGACCTGCACATCGGCTACAGCGAGAACCGCGCCCTGGTCGAGCGGCTGGCCCCGGAACGGGACGACGACTGGTTGCTCGTGGCCGGCGACGTCGCGGAGACCGTCGCCGACATCCGCTGGGCCCTGAAGACACTGGCGGGCCGGTTCCGCAAGGTGGTCTGGGTCCCCGGCAACCACGAGCTGTGGACCCATCCGCGTGACACCGTCACCCTGCGGGGCGTCGACCGTTACGAGCATCTGGTCGAGCTGTGCCGTGAACTGGGAGTGACGACGCCCGAGGACCCCTACCCGGTCTGGGACGGGCCGGGGGGCCCGGTGGCCGTGGCACCGCTGTTCCTGCTCTACGACTACTCCTTCCTGCCGGCCGGCTGCGCGACCAAGGACGAGGGACTGGCCTACGCGCACGGCACCGGCGTGGTCTGCTCGGACGAGTTCCTGCTGCACCCGGACCCGTATCCGAGCCGCGAGGCCTGGTGCGCGGCACGGGTCGCCGAGACCGAACGCAGGCTCGCCGCACTCCCCGGCGACCTGCCGACCGTGCTCGTCAACCACTACCCGCTCCACCGGCACCCGACGGACGTCCTGTGGTACCCGGAGTTCGCCATGTGGTGCGGCACCCGGCGCACCGCCGACTGGCACCGCAGATTCCGCGCGGCCGCCGTGGTCTACGGCCACCTCCACATCCCGCGGACCACCCACCACGAGGGCGTCCGCTTCGAGGAGGTGTCGGTCGGGTACCCCCGAGAGTGGCGCAAGCGCAAGGAGCCTCCGGGCAGGCTGCGCCCCATTCTTCCCCTGGAGGTCGGAACCCGGTGA
- a CDS encoding ATP-grasp domain-containing protein, which translates to MVSRVRVWLNRTYAENVFFMDQLRRNPGDRTVEIHATHGDADSPVLAAADTAELEPEGLSPAAYVEYALDQCARRGIDVFVPRLNQAAIVAHRADFAAAGTALLAPTPEAVAVFADKATAYEAARSIGVPVPPWWRVRTACELVAAVTELEESGHLACFKPAAGAGGIGFRVITRAPFSLRQLSGFPGPHVPLDLVLRALEQADGPVDWLVMPRLEQPEVSVDCLTGPDNRIRLAVGRTKNGRRRGFTLHEQWLEPARRIAEGFGLHYLSNIQFRMYGDRPVLLDVNPRPAGGLHQLAQCGINAPWTAVQLALGEDPGVVAPPFLGQDYTVVSGPRPLRPEAMVRPRSEMPAQAAVARTGAPA; encoded by the coding sequence ATGGTCTCCCGCGTACGCGTCTGGCTCAACCGCACGTACGCGGAGAACGTCTTCTTCATGGATCAGCTCCGGAGGAATCCCGGCGACCGGACCGTCGAGATCCACGCCACGCACGGCGACGCCGACTCGCCCGTGCTGGCCGCCGCCGACACCGCCGAGCTCGAACCGGAGGGCCTGTCCCCCGCCGCCTACGTCGAGTACGCGCTGGACCAGTGCGCACGGCGCGGCATCGACGTGTTCGTGCCGCGGCTGAACCAGGCCGCGATCGTGGCGCACCGCGCCGACTTCGCGGCCGCGGGCACCGCGCTGCTCGCGCCGACCCCGGAGGCGGTGGCCGTCTTCGCGGACAAGGCGACGGCGTACGAGGCGGCCCGGTCGATCGGTGTACCGGTGCCGCCGTGGTGGCGGGTCCGCACGGCCTGCGAACTCGTGGCTGCGGTAACGGAATTGGAGGAGTCCGGGCATCTGGCGTGCTTCAAGCCCGCGGCCGGTGCGGGCGGCATCGGCTTCCGCGTCATCACACGCGCGCCCTTCTCGCTGAGGCAGCTGAGCGGCTTCCCCGGCCCGCACGTTCCGCTGGACCTGGTCCTGCGGGCCCTGGAGCAGGCGGACGGTCCGGTGGACTGGCTGGTGATGCCCCGGCTGGAGCAGCCGGAGGTGTCGGTCGACTGCCTGACCGGGCCGGACAACCGGATCCGGCTGGCCGTGGGGCGCACCAAGAACGGCCGCCGCCGCGGCTTCACGCTGCACGAGCAGTGGCTTGAGCCCGCCCGGCGGATCGCGGAGGGCTTCGGGCTGCACTATCTGTCCAACATCCAGTTCCGGATGTACGGCGACCGCCCGGTACTGCTGGACGTGAACCCGCGTCCGGCGGGCGGACTGCACCAGCTCGCGCAGTGCGGGATCAACGCTCCTTGGACCGCTGTGCAGTTGGCGCTGGGTGAGGATCCGGGGGTGGTGGCGCCGCCGTTCCTCGGGCAGGACTACACCGTGGTGTCGGGGCCGCGTCCGCTGCGGCCGGAGGCGATGGTCCGGCCACGGAGCGAGATGCCCGCGCAGGCGGCCGTGGCCCGTACCGGGGCCCCGGCGTAG
- a CDS encoding carbohydrate binding domain-containing protein: protein MRDTLRRPGRRLLALLGSAALALAGAIALPGTAHAANILNNPGFESGGLSPWTCTGNLGSVVSSPVHGGSKALAGAVTSSDNAQCSQSVPVQPNTTYKLSGWVRGSYVYLGVDGGPSTWTSSPSAYGQLAVSFTTGATQTSATVYVHGWYAQGTYYADDISLDGPGGGGGGDTQAPTAPTSLTSTGKTSSSVSLKWNAATDNVGVTAYDIYSGSSQVLSVSGTSATVSGLSPSTSYTFTVKARDAAGNVSGASNSVTVTTDAGSGGGGGFKQAAPYLYEGWGSPPSPTSVMSATGIKWFTMAFVLDSGGCTPSWDGQRPLTGGVDQTAINQIRSAGGDIVPSFGGWSGSKLGANCSSASALAGAIQKVINAYGLKAIDMDVENSDEFENEAVQAKILTALKTVKANNPGLKTIVTFGTSTTGPTYYGNRLIEQAKSLNADIDVFTIMPFDFGGGADMYGNTVNAAEGLKAKLKSTFGWDDATAYSHIGISGMNGLSDQQENTTPAIWTQIRDWANGHHIARLAFWSVNRDRPCPGGGVAENCSGISQNNWQFTSITAGFTG, encoded by the coding sequence GTGCGCGACACACTGAGACGTCCCGGACGTCGACTCCTCGCCCTGCTCGGCTCCGCGGCCCTGGCCCTCGCCGGAGCCATCGCCCTGCCGGGCACGGCCCACGCGGCCAACATCCTGAACAACCCCGGCTTCGAGTCGGGCGGCCTCTCCCCCTGGACCTGCACCGGCAACCTCGGTTCGGTGGTCTCCTCCCCCGTGCACGGCGGCTCCAAGGCCCTCGCCGGCGCGGTGACGTCGAGCGACAACGCCCAGTGCAGCCAGTCCGTCCCGGTCCAGCCGAACACGACGTACAAGCTGAGCGGCTGGGTACGCGGTTCCTACGTCTACCTCGGCGTCGACGGCGGCCCCTCGACCTGGACGTCGTCCCCGTCGGCGTACGGCCAACTGGCGGTCTCCTTCACCACCGGCGCCACCCAGACCAGCGCGACCGTCTACGTCCACGGCTGGTACGCGCAGGGCACCTACTACGCCGACGACATCAGCCTGGACGGCCCCGGCGGCGGTGGCGGCGGCGACACCCAGGCGCCGACCGCGCCGACGAGCCTGACCTCCACCGGCAAGACGTCCTCCAGCGTGTCGCTGAAGTGGAACGCCGCCACGGACAACGTGGGCGTCACGGCGTACGACATCTACAGCGGCTCCAGCCAGGTGCTGAGCGTCTCAGGTACCTCCGCCACGGTGAGCGGCCTGTCGCCGAGCACCTCCTACACCTTCACGGTCAAGGCGCGCGACGCCGCCGGGAACGTCTCCGGTGCCTCCAACTCCGTGACGGTCACCACCGACGCGGGCAGTGGCGGCGGTGGCGGCTTCAAGCAGGCGGCTCCGTACCTGTACGAGGGCTGGGGCAGCCCGCCGAGCCCGACCTCGGTGATGAGCGCGACCGGCATCAAATGGTTCACGATGGCGTTCGTGCTCGACTCGGGCGGCTGCACCCCGTCCTGGGACGGCCAGCGACCGCTGACCGGCGGCGTCGACCAGACCGCCATCAACCAGATCCGCTCGGCGGGCGGTGACATCGTCCCGTCGTTCGGCGGCTGGAGCGGCAGCAAGCTCGGGGCCAACTGCTCCTCCGCGAGCGCGCTCGCCGGGGCGATCCAGAAGGTGATCAACGCCTACGGCCTGAAGGCGATCGACATGGACGTCGAGAACTCGGACGAGTTCGAGAACGAGGCCGTGCAGGCGAAGATCCTCACCGCGCTGAAGACCGTCAAGGCCAACAACCCCGGTCTGAAGACGATCGTGACCTTCGGCACCTCGACGACCGGCCCGACCTACTACGGCAACCGGCTCATCGAGCAGGCCAAGTCGCTGAACGCGGACATCGACGTCTTCACCATCATGCCGTTCGACTTCGGCGGCGGCGCGGACATGTACGGCAACACCGTGAACGCGGCCGAGGGCCTGAAGGCCAAACTGAAGTCGACCTTCGGCTGGGACGACGCCACCGCCTACTCCCACATCGGCATCTCCGGCATGAACGGACTGTCCGACCAGCAGGAGAACACGACCCCGGCGATCTGGACCCAGATCCGCGACTGGGCCAACGGCCACCACATCGCCCGGCTCGCCTTCTGGTCGGTCAACCGCGACCGGCCGTGCCCGGGCGGCGGCGTGGCGGAGAACTGCTCCGGCATCAGCCAGAACAACTGGCAGTTCACCTCGATCACGGCGGGCTTCACCGGCTGA